In Gemmobacter sp. 24YEA27, a genomic segment contains:
- a CDS encoding PAS domain-containing protein, whose amino-acid sequence MPGMEADWIFASGLVITAALIALACLLVMAAVQSRSPAASSVFGSVLPETVFIFDGEALVDATPPARALMATGVESGGPWFRALSRLEPMFPGLWTRLEGLQREGRFVLCSREDVTPPMVLRAEYLGGLTRLTLVDGEGEAARPGSDGLAELALRDELAGLHDTLARAPLPIWRETADGEVIWANGPYLAAAAERLEPGKELAWPLPAIFPRKPDDPEAGSAKTSALAAKSRGLPNATRASLTLGQTVHWYDVLSRPLPGRGSNAGRLCYALPADGLVAAENSLRDFTQTLAKTFAQLPIGLAIFDKSRVLQMFNPAMLDLTGLPVEFLIARPSLPALLDALRERSMLPEPKDYRSWRRQMAEMEKAAAEGLFEETWALPSGRTWRVTGRPHPNGALAFMLEDISTEMTRTRRYRADLELGQAVIDGLPDAVVVFAQDGSVAMANAAATRLWGKARWKGRITAMAARRSTSGAKKPPRRSCGMILKSSSACSAPGRPGTAICA is encoded by the coding sequence ATGCCAGGTATGGAAGCGGACTGGATATTCGCAAGCGGGCTGGTGATCACTGCGGCCCTGATTGCACTCGCCTGTCTTCTCGTCATGGCGGCGGTGCAGTCGCGCAGCCCGGCAGCATCCTCGGTCTTCGGATCCGTCCTGCCTGAAACCGTGTTCATTTTCGATGGAGAGGCGCTGGTCGATGCCACCCCTCCGGCCCGCGCGCTGATGGCGACCGGGGTCGAATCCGGCGGCCCCTGGTTCCGGGCTCTCTCGCGGCTCGAGCCGATGTTCCCCGGGCTCTGGACGCGGCTGGAAGGGTTGCAGCGTGAGGGACGTTTCGTGCTCTGCTCGCGCGAGGATGTCACCCCGCCGATGGTGCTGCGCGCCGAATATCTGGGCGGGCTGACACGGCTGACCCTGGTGGATGGCGAGGGCGAGGCCGCCCGGCCCGGCTCGGACGGCCTGGCGGAACTTGCGCTGCGCGATGAGCTGGCCGGGCTGCATGACACGCTTGCGCGCGCGCCGCTGCCGATCTGGCGCGAAACGGCAGATGGCGAGGTGATCTGGGCCAATGGCCCCTATCTCGCAGCGGCGGCCGAGCGGCTGGAACCCGGCAAAGAACTCGCCTGGCCGCTGCCCGCGATCTTTCCGCGCAAACCGGATGACCCTGAAGCCGGATCTGCCAAAACCAGCGCCCTAGCCGCAAAATCACGGGGATTACCCAATGCGACCCGCGCCTCGCTGACGCTGGGCCAAACGGTCCATTGGTATGATGTCCTGTCGCGCCCCCTGCCCGGGCGGGGCAGCAATGCAGGGCGTCTGTGTTATGCCCTGCCCGCCGACGGGCTGGTCGCGGCGGAAAACAGCCTGCGTGACTTTACCCAGACCCTGGCCAAGACCTTTGCGCAGCTGCCGATTGGCCTCGCGATTTTCGACAAGTCGCGGGTTTTGCAGATGTTCAACCCCGCGATGCTGGATCTGACCGGGCTGCCGGTGGAATTCCTGATCGCACGCCCAAGCCTGCCGGCGCTGCTCGACGCATTGCGCGAACGCTCGATGCTGCCGGAGCCGAAGGATTACCGCTCCTGGCGGCGCCAGATGGCCGAGATGGAGAAAGCCGCTGCTGAAGGCCTGTTCGAGGAAACCTGGGCCCTGCCATCGGGCCGCACCTGGCGGGTCACCGGGCGGCCGCATCCCAATGGTGCACTTGCCTTCATGCTGGAAGATATCTCGACCGAAATGACCCGCACCCGCCGCTACCGTGCAGATCTGGAACTCGGCCAGGCGGTGATCGACGGGTTGCCGGATGCCGTCGTGGTCTTCGCCCAGGATGGATCGGTTGCAATGGCAAATGCGGCGGCGACCCGGCTCTGGGGCAAAGCCCGCTGGAAGGGCCGGATAACAGCAATGGCGGCAAGGCGATCCACTTCTGGCGCGAAAAAACCGCCCCGACGCTCCTGTGGAATGATCTTGAAGAGTTCATCGGCCTGTTCGGCACCCGGGAGGCCTGGGACGGCGATCTGCGCATGA
- a CDS encoding DUF481 domain-containing protein, giving the protein MKPLYLTSAILALGLTAPAFAQTDIVGISSIDDQIEDVERDVARDMARAEDNARFGSPDFRQGFSGSASIGYSGKTGNNESQDLTIGLRVRHGAGAFSQTIGAVIDYSEADNKSTKRDVFGIYDATYSFDDRFYGFVLGRVVSDGLADRLTDEQRADAISDTEQLRGQTQQDAFLGVGPGYRIINETDMAWRVQAGVGVSYLKNGLGESTTETGYIASSRFYYKINDNVFFTNDTDVLNSDSALRANNDLGVNFKVTDAISTRVSYLTEYNDSRAIRTDNKLGLSLVFGF; this is encoded by the coding sequence ATGAAACCGCTCTATCTGACTTCAGCCATCCTGGCGCTCGGACTGACGGCGCCTGCCTTCGCACAGACTGACATTGTCGGGATTTCATCGATTGATGACCAGATCGAGGATGTTGAGCGCGATGTCGCCCGGGATATGGCCCGCGCCGAGGACAATGCCCGTTTCGGCAGCCCGGATTTCCGTCAGGGCTTTTCGGGCTCGGCCTCGATCGGCTATTCCGGCAAGACCGGCAACAATGAATCGCAGGACCTGACCATCGGTCTGCGTGTTCGCCACGGCGCCGGAGCCTTCAGCCAGACCATCGGCGCAGTGATCGATTATTCCGAGGCCGACAACAAATCGACCAAGCGTGATGTCTTCGGTATCTATGACGCGACCTATTCCTTTGATGACCGCTTCTACGGTTTCGTGCTGGGTCGGGTTGTGTCGGACGGTCTCGCCGACCGGCTGACGGATGAACAGCGCGCCGATGCGATCAGCGATACCGAACAGCTGCGTGGCCAGACGCAACAGGACGCCTTCCTCGGCGTGGGTCCGGGCTACCGCATCATCAACGAGACGGATATGGCCTGGCGCGTGCAGGCTGGTGTCGGTGTCAGCTATCTGAAGAATGGTCTGGGGGAGTCGACCACCGAGACCGGCTACATCGCGTCGTCGCGCTTCTACTACAAGATCAACGATAACGTATTCTTCACCAATGACACCGACGTGCTGAATTCGGACTCCGCGCTGCGGGCGAACAACGATCTCGGCGTCAACTTCAAGGTGACTGACGCGATCTCGACCCGGGTCAGCTACCTGACCGAATACAATGACAGCCGGGCAATCCGCACGGATAACAAACTCGGCCTGTCGCTGGTCTTCGGTTTCTGA
- a CDS encoding LysR family transcriptional regulator codes for MTSGGASGSRLSAEDQAIELQLVRTFMETAETGSFAAASERLFVTQSAVSLRIQRLEEQLGRPLFTRSKDGVALTAAGREFRGFAIAILRNWEQARLRVSASGDEGLRLVIGSEPSLWPRLGFGWLDLLRARLPDLALRAEMARAETLTHNLLQGGIDVALSYSVANRPGIHAEQLLDDQLVLVSSRQGLTVADLGENYALVDWGPEFMRFHEEALPSLHGTRLQLAFGSLAALFIQTRPFAAYLPARHAKRFLDLAQLHPVANAPVFQLPVWSLWRDDLGEKLLAVAKETLLEAASQASDTNAEVLALRET; via the coding sequence CTGACTTCTGGCGGGGCGAGTGGGTCTCGTCTCAGTGCGGAGGATCAGGCCATAGAACTGCAACTTGTCCGAACCTTTATGGAGACGGCGGAAACCGGATCCTTTGCCGCAGCCTCGGAGCGGCTTTTTGTCACGCAATCGGCGGTCAGTCTCCGGATCCAGCGGCTCGAAGAGCAGCTGGGCCGCCCGCTTTTCACCCGATCCAAAGACGGGGTGGCGCTGACAGCGGCAGGTCGTGAGTTTCGTGGCTTTGCCATTGCAATCCTGCGCAACTGGGAACAGGCCCGGCTGCGGGTCTCGGCATCTGGTGACGAAGGCCTGCGCCTGGTGATCGGCTCAGAGCCCTCGCTCTGGCCGCGCCTCGGATTTGGCTGGCTGGATCTGTTGCGCGCCCGCCTGCCCGATCTTGCTTTGCGGGCTGAGATGGCGCGGGCGGAAACGCTGACGCATAACCTGTTGCAAGGCGGGATCGATGTCGCCCTGTCCTATTCCGTCGCGAACCGGCCCGGGATCCATGCAGAGCAGCTGCTTGATGACCAGCTGGTGCTGGTCTCGTCGCGCCAGGGGCTGACCGTCGCGGATCTGGGCGAAAATTATGCGCTGGTGGATTGGGGACCCGAGTTCATGCGCTTTCACGAAGAGGCGCTCCCCTCGCTGCATGGCACACGTCTGCAACTGGCCTTCGGCTCGCTGGCCGCGCTGTTTATCCAGACCCGCCCCTTTGCAGCCTATCTTCCCGCCCGGCATGCAAAGCGCTTTCTCGACCTGGCGCAGCTGCATCCGGTCGCGAATGCGCCGGTTTTCCAGCTTCCGGTCTGGTCTTTGTGGCGCGATGACCTCGGCGAGAAGCTGCTCGCTGTTGCAAAGGAAACACTGCTGGAAGCCGCCAGCCAGGCGTCAGACACCAATGCCGAAGTGCTTGCGTTGCGCGAAACATGA
- a CDS encoding SH3 domain-containing protein, producing MRSGPGIGYTIILGLPNGTLVRVHSCEQSGSTRWCKVSLKQARALKGYVSASYLRKL from the coding sequence ATGCGGTCCGGACCCGGCATTGGCTACACCATCATCCTCGGACTTCCGAATGGCACATTGGTCAGGGTTCACAGCTGCGAGCAAAGCGGCAGCACGCGCTGGTGCAAGGTCTCACTTAAGCAAGCCCGCGCGCTTAAGGGCTACGTGTCGGCATCCTACCTGCGGAAACTGTGA
- a CDS encoding serine hydrolase yields the protein MKRVDTIARERRAFYVQGWSMKKIVRELHVSRNTVRKILRTDETDFSYERERQPMPRIGPWQGQLEQFLSSNANKPARERLTLIRIFEELRGFGYQGGYDAVRRFARNWSQNRGAVTAEAYVPLYYAPGEAYGFFEPAEGPYHRAGVSDGMDLSDLTLDENVRRVGSVPLLFAPGTAWHYSLSTDVLGAVIEGAAGLPLPEAVRTFVTDPLGLTDTGFAVADPTRLAAAYTSEPGGARRMYQPSMKPRMDELERQKADIITRMAEAPADMPDVHPNVAANYSRNVVRFAEALNDPDGGREAAEASPR from the coding sequence ATGAAGCGGGTGGATACGATCGCGCGAGAGCGGCGGGCCTTCTACGTTCAGGGCTGGTCGATGAAGAAGATCGTGCGAGAACTGCACGTGTCACGGAACACAGTGCGCAAGATCCTGCGGACGGATGAGACGGACTTCAGTTACGAGCGTGAGCGTCAGCCGATGCCGCGGATTGGTCCCTGGCAGGGGCAGCTCGAACAGTTTCTGTCGTCCAATGCGAACAAGCCCGCGCGGGAACGGCTGACGTTGATCCGCATCTTCGAGGAACTGCGTGGGTTCGGATACCAGGGTGGCTATGATGCCGTGCGCCGGTTCGCCAGGAACTGGTCGCAGAACCGGGGGGCGGTGACGGCAGAAGCCTATGTGCCGCTCTACTATGCACCGGGCGAGGCTTATGGCTTCTTCGAGCCGGCGGAAGGTCCCTATCATCGGGCTGGCGTATCGGACGGCATGGACCTCTCCGACCTGACGCTGGACGAGAATGTCCGGCGCGTCGGTTCGGTCCCGCTGCTGTTCGCCCCCGGCACGGCATGGCACTATTCGCTCTCGACCGATGTGCTCGGAGCCGTGATCGAAGGCGCTGCCGGTCTTCCACTCCCCGAAGCGGTGCGCACCTTCGTGACCGATCCGCTCGGGTTGACCGACACGGGCTTTGCTGTCGCCGATCCCACGCGGCTGGCCGCTGCCTATACGAGCGAGCCCGGCGGTGCGCGCCGCATGTATCAGCCGTCAATGAAGCCGCGGATGGACGAACTGGAACGGCAGAAGGCGGACATCATCACCCGCATGGCCGAAGCGCCCGCAGATATGCCGGATGTTCACCCGAACGTGGCCGCAAACTACAGCCGGAATGTCGTGCGCTTCGCCGAAGCATTGAATGATCCGGACGGCGGTCGCGAGGCTGCCGAAGCCTCACCTCGCTGA
- a CDS encoding IS3 family transposase, whose protein sequence is MIRSIHRGLLAEGFAVPLTKLCAWFGVPRRTVYYLPTKGAPKIAARFAEPIKAMIESNPSFGYRTVAWLLGFNKNTVQRIFRLKGWQVRKRVLGMRPRIEAIPSVAAAPNERWSTDMCRVWAGRDGWTTLALVIDCHTRELLGWHLSRSGKATTAASALEHALITRFGTLGRVPEPFLLRSDNGLVFTSRKFTGLVRGYGLKQEFITPHCPQQNGMVERVIRTLKEQCVHRQRFDSIQHAARAIGEWIGFYNHQRPHQALKMKTPAQAFALAA, encoded by the coding sequence ATGATCCGCAGCATTCACCGGGGCCTGCTCGCGGAAGGGTTTGCCGTGCCGCTGACGAAACTCTGCGCCTGGTTTGGCGTCCCGCGGCGCACGGTCTACTATCTGCCGACGAAGGGGGCGCCGAAGATCGCAGCGCGCTTCGCCGAACCGATCAAAGCGATGATCGAGAGCAATCCGTCCTTCGGCTACCGCACGGTCGCCTGGCTGCTGGGGTTCAACAAGAACACGGTTCAGCGGATCTTCCGGCTCAAGGGCTGGCAGGTCCGCAAGCGGGTTCTGGGCATGCGACCGCGGATCGAAGCGATCCCTTCGGTGGCCGCCGCGCCGAACGAGCGGTGGTCGACCGACATGTGCCGGGTCTGGGCCGGGCGCGACGGCTGGACTACCCTTGCCCTCGTCATCGACTGCCACACACGCGAACTGCTCGGCTGGCACCTGTCCCGATCCGGCAAGGCCACGACGGCCGCCAGTGCGCTGGAGCATGCGCTGATCACCCGGTTCGGCACCCTCGGCCGGGTGCCAGAGCCATTCCTGCTGCGGTCGGACAATGGTCTGGTCTTCACCAGTCGCAAGTTCACGGGTTTGGTGCGCGGCTACGGGCTGAAGCAGGAGTTCATCACTCCGCATTGCCCGCAACAAAATGGCATGGTCGAGCGCGTGATCCGGACGCTGAAGGAGCAATGCGTCCATCGCCAGCGCTTCGACAGCATCCAGCACGCCGCCCGCGCGATCGGTGAATGGATCGGCTTCTACAACCATCAGCGCCCGCATCAGGCGCTGAAGATGAAAACGCCAGCACAGGCATTCGCCTTAGCGGCTTAA
- a CDS encoding transposase has product MSVSMEDGVKRWTAKRKTALVIEIIQGKTTVAEASRSSDLSPSEIEGWVDDAKRGMENSLRANPLDIREQYEKQLKDLQEAYGEAMLELRARKKFQALLDAQDEK; this is encoded by the coding sequence ATGAGTGTGAGTATGGAAGACGGCGTCAAACGGTGGACCGCGAAGCGCAAGACAGCGCTGGTGATCGAGATCATTCAAGGCAAGACGACCGTTGCGGAGGCGAGCCGGTCGTCTGATCTGTCGCCCTCGGAGATCGAGGGTTGGGTCGATGACGCGAAGCGCGGGATGGAGAATTCTCTGCGGGCGAACCCGCTCGACATCCGGGAGCAATACGAGAAGCAGCTGAAGGACCTGCAGGAGGCCTATGGCGAGGCGATGCTGGAGCTGCGTGCGCGAAAAAAGTTCCAGGCCCTGCTGGATGCTCAGGACGAGAAATGA
- a CDS encoding protein-methionine-sulfoxide reductase heme-binding subunit MsrQ, which yields MKPLADALNTLSRRLPEWGVWILGLVPLVWLAGQVVSGSVLVDPVKAIEHDLGKTGLWLLFICLAIPPLRALTGVNLIRHRRAVGLLAFFYIALHLMAWIWLDMGLLIGQALADLVRRPYLFMGIAAFLMLVPLAVTSNAASIRRMGCNWRRLHLLIWPATILAVLHYLWQMKIIRTEGWIWAGVLGGLLIWRLSHAKIRARR from the coding sequence TTGAAGCCGCTTGCTGACGCGCTGAACACTCTGTCGCGGCGCCTGCCGGAATGGGGTGTCTGGATCCTCGGGCTGGTGCCGCTTGTCTGGCTGGCGGGGCAGGTGGTCTCGGGAAGCGTGCTGGTCGATCCGGTCAAAGCGATTGAACATGATCTCGGCAAGACCGGGCTCTGGCTTCTGTTCATCTGTCTGGCGATACCGCCGCTGCGCGCCCTGACCGGAGTGAACCTGATCCGGCATCGCCGGGCGGTCGGGCTTCTGGCCTTTTTCTACATAGCACTGCATCTCATGGCCTGGATCTGGCTGGATATGGGGCTGCTGATCGGCCAGGCGCTCGCTGATCTGGTCCGACGCCCCTATCTGTTCATGGGGATCGCAGCCTTCCTGATGCTGGTGCCGCTGGCAGTGACATCGAACGCGGCTTCGATCCGCCGGATGGGGTGCAACTGGCGCAGGCTGCATCTGCTGATCTGGCCTGCGACCATTCTCGCCGTGCTGCATTACCTGTGGCAGATGAAGATCATCCGGACGGAAGGCTGGATCTGGGCGGGGGTGCTGGGCGGGTTGCTGATCTGGAGGCTGAGTCACGCAAAGATTCGCGCCAGGCGGTAA
- the msrP gene encoding protein-methionine-sulfoxide reductase catalytic subunit MsrP, which yields MTAKTPNSLRWSDVTPRATWINRRGLLAGAMAGAVLPAIARADPGRYSTDLAPNTLKEITNYNNFYEFGWNKDDPAAYAGALTTDPWSVSIGGMVDRPGSYDLADLVKGQAIEERIYRFRCVEAWSMVIPWQGFQLSGLLDRVGVQPGAKYVTFETLYRPEEMPGQRGGGISWPYVEGLRLDEAMNPLTILATGLYGEDLPKQNGAPIRLVVPWKYGFKSIKSIVKITLTDKQPRTTWQELQPSEYGFYANVNPGVDHPRWSQATERRIGAGLFAGREETLLFNGYGEDVAALYSGVDLAVNY from the coding sequence ATGACCGCGAAGACACCGAACTCTCTGCGCTGGTCCGATGTCACGCCGCGCGCGACCTGGATCAACCGGCGCGGGTTGCTGGCCGGGGCGATGGCGGGCGCGGTCCTGCCTGCAATCGCGCGGGCCGACCCTGGCCGCTATTCGACCGACCTGGCCCCGAACACGCTGAAAGAGATCACCAACTACAACAACTTTTATGAATTCGGCTGGAACAAGGATGATCCCGCCGCCTATGCAGGGGCCCTGACGACTGATCCATGGTCGGTTTCGATTGGCGGGATGGTGGACCGGCCCGGCAGCTATGATCTGGCCGATCTGGTCAAGGGGCAGGCCATTGAAGAGCGGATCTACCGGTTTCGCTGTGTCGAGGCCTGGTCGATGGTCATCCCCTGGCAGGGCTTTCAGCTGTCCGGTCTGCTGGACCGGGTCGGTGTGCAGCCTGGCGCAAAATATGTGACCTTCGAGACACTCTACCGCCCCGAAGAAATGCCCGGACAGCGGGGCGGTGGCATCAGTTGGCCCTATGTCGAGGGGTTGCGGCTGGATGAGGCGATGAATCCGCTGACGATCCTTGCGACCGGCCTTTATGGCGAGGATCTGCCGAAACAGAATGGCGCACCGATCCGTCTGGTGGTGCCGTGGAAATACGGGTTCAAGTCGATCAAGAGCATCGTGAAGATCACGCTGACCGACAAGCAACCGCGCACGACCTGGCAGGAATTGCAGCCCTCGGAATACGGCTTCTACGCCAATGTGAACCCGGGCGTCGATCACCCGCGCTGGAGTCAGGCCACAGAGCGCCGGATCGGGGCTGGTCTGTTTGCCGGCCGCGAAGAGACACTTCTGTTCAATGGCTATGGTGAAGATGTCGCCGCACTCTATAGCGGCGTGGATCTTGCGGTGAACTATTGA
- the pyrF gene encoding orotidine-5'-phosphate decarboxylase translates to MDDRLIVAMDVPNVVAGLALADRLGDAVDFYKIGLGMLTGGGLALALELKNEREKRVFLDLKLFDIGQTIENAVKGIAGLGLDFLTVHGDPQVVRAAAEGKSGTDLKILAVTVLTSLDRGDLDANMILPGDIHDITVERAARALAAGADGVIASPQEAARIRALPEAVGKLIVTPGVRPAGAATGDQKRIATPGAAIRDGADHIVVGRPIWASADPAAAARAIIAELP, encoded by the coding sequence ATGGATGACCGCCTGATCGTCGCGATGGATGTGCCGAATGTGGTGGCGGGCCTCGCCCTGGCCGACCGGCTGGGCGATGCGGTCGATTTCTACAAGATCGGGCTTGGAATGCTGACCGGCGGTGGCCTGGCACTTGCACTGGAACTGAAGAATGAGCGCGAAAAGCGGGTGTTCCTCGACCTCAAGCTTTTTGACATCGGCCAGACCATCGAGAATGCGGTGAAGGGGATTGCCGGGCTTGGCCTCGATTTCCTCACCGTCCATGGCGACCCGCAGGTGGTGCGGGCGGCCGCCGAAGGCAAGTCAGGGACCGATCTGAAGATCCTCGCGGTGACGGTGCTGACCTCGCTCGACCGGGGCGATCTGGATGCGAATATGATCCTGCCCGGCGACATCCATGACATCACCGTCGAACGGGCGGCGCGGGCGCTCGCCGCCGGCGCCGATGGCGTCATCGCCAGCCCGCAGGAGGCGGCGCGGATCCGCGCCCTCCCCGAGGCCGTTGGCAAGCTGATCGTCACCCCCGGCGTGCGCCCGGCAGGGGCTGCAACCGGCGATCAGAAGCGCATCGCCACGCCCGGGGCCGCGATCCGCGACGGCGCCGATCATATCGTGGTGGGCCGCCCGATCTGGGCCAGTGCCGATCCGGCAGCCGCGGCCCGTGCGATTATTGCGGAACTGCCCTGA
- a CDS encoding TetR/AcrR family transcriptional regulator yields MAAIEQTDTPESGTPDSQPRKMPRDARRVQLIEATIETIARFGYSRTTMSEVARMAGLSHGLVNFHFQTKENLLSETLLYLSAEYRQNWTGAVEAAGPGAAEQLYAMLAADFRPEICTPGRLAAWCSFWGETSGRPLYQEKCGSNDEQYNQYLEELCRRMNEDHGYMVDPTRTARVLRVTTEGVWLDMMTMQSPYDASEALATLMVCVTAFFPRHFSVEGLVAEGLVRAVPQ; encoded by the coding sequence ATGGCCGCAATCGAGCAGACCGATACCCCAGAATCCGGGACCCCTGATTCCCAGCCCCGCAAGATGCCGCGCGATGCCCGGCGCGTGCAGCTGATCGAGGCGACGATCGAGACCATCGCACGTTTTGGCTATTCCAGGACGACGATGTCCGAGGTGGCACGGATGGCCGGCCTTTCGCATGGGCTCGTGAATTTCCACTTCCAGACCAAGGAAAACCTGCTCTCGGAAACGCTGCTCTATCTGTCCGCGGAATACCGGCAGAACTGGACCGGGGCGGTCGAGGCGGCGGGGCCAGGGGCGGCGGAACAGCTTTATGCCATGCTGGCGGCTGATTTCCGGCCCGAGATCTGCACGCCGGGGCGGCTGGCGGCCTGGTGTTCGTTCTGGGGCGAGACCTCGGGGAGGCCGCTTTACCAGGAGAAATGCGGCTCAAACGACGAGCAGTATAACCAGTATCTGGAAGAGCTCTGCCGTCGGATGAATGAGGATCATGGCTATATGGTCGATCCGACCCGCACGGCGCGGGTTCTCCGGGTCACGACCGAGGGTGTCTGGCTCGATATGATGACGATGCAGTCACCTTATGATGCAAGCGAAGCGCTGGCGACACTGATGGTCTGTGTCACCGCATTTTTCCCGCGCCATTTCAGCGTGGAAGGTCTGGTCGCGGAAGGTCTGGTCAGGGCAGTTCCGCAATAA
- a CDS encoding aminotransferase class III-fold pyridoxal phosphate-dependent enzyme yields the protein MASTFRYWGDERTIYVDHGKGGRTWDIDGNNYVDYRLGYGPAILGYADDRVDAAAKRGMEVGGVFALSTERELAVAERISKMVPAAELVRFSNSGTEAVMSALRLARAYTGRESYLLVEGGYHGLFDAAMWMANMDEWDAKSNSDPEIVPYGQGIPNTVKQLAHLVPMNDMQRLEDTFRRHGDDMAAMLIEPIQGNCCGISARKDYVQRARKLCDQYGVLLIIDEVKTGFRVGKGGIQGILGVTPDITTFAKAVANGYPISLVAGREDIMRTFRYGGASHGGTYTAHSVSLAAAEETLRILDETPALETLANYGTRLKAGISEILSARGITHSFSGHPSMFGIFFAPEPPDNYRAWKTSDYSFYDRMAWYLHDLNIIVEPDSREPWFMCEAHGLDETCYTDTIRAVETAVDLTLRDQAEGKLDAAE from the coding sequence GTGGCCTCGACCTTCCGATACTGGGGTGATGAGCGAACGATCTATGTCGATCACGGCAAAGGCGGCCGGACCTGGGATATCGACGGCAATAATTACGTTGATTACCGGCTGGGCTACGGGCCGGCGATCCTCGGCTATGCAGACGACCGGGTCGATGCCGCCGCAAAGCGGGGGATGGAGGTCGGCGGCGTCTTTGCCCTCTCGACCGAGCGCGAGCTGGCCGTGGCCGAACGCATCTCGAAAATGGTTCCGGCGGCCGAACTGGTGCGGTTCTCCAATTCCGGCACCGAGGCGGTGATGTCCGCGCTGCGTCTCGCCCGCGCCTATACGGGGCGCGAGAGCTATCTGCTGGTCGAGGGCGGCTATCACGGGTTGTTTGATGCCGCCATGTGGATGGCGAATATGGATGAATGGGACGCGAAATCGAACAGCGATCCCGAGATCGTGCCCTATGGCCAGGGCATCCCGAATACCGTCAAACAACTCGCCCATCTGGTGCCGATGAACGATATGCAGCGGCTGGAAGACACCTTCCGCCGCCATGGCGACGATATGGCCGCGATGCTGATCGAGCCGATCCAGGGCAATTGCTGCGGCATCTCGGCCCGAAAAGACTATGTGCAGCGCGCCCGCAAGCTCTGCGACCAATATGGCGTTTTGCTGATCATTGATGAGGTGAAAACCGGCTTTCGCGTCGGCAAGGGCGGCATTCAGGGTATCCTGGGCGTCACGCCCGATATCACCACCTTCGCGAAAGCGGTCGCCAATGGCTATCCGATCTCGCTGGTCGCGGGGCGCGAGGATATCATGCGCACCTTCCGCTATGGCGGCGCGTCGCATGGCGGCACCTATACCGCCCATTCCGTCAGCCTCGCCGCCGCCGAGGAAACGCTGCGCATCCTTGATGAGACCCCGGCGCTTGAAACGCTCGCGAATTACGGCACCCGGCTGAAGGCCGGCATTTCCGAAATCCTCTCGGCGCGCGGCATCACGCATAGTTTCTCGGGCCATCCCTCGATGTTCGGCATCTTCTTCGCGCCCGAACCACCGGACAATTACCGCGCCTGGAAGACCTCGGATTACTCCTTCTACGACCGCATGGCCTGGTACCTGCATGATCTTAACATCATCGTGGAACCCGACTCGCGCGAGCCCTGGTTCATGTGCGAGGCGCATGGCCTGGACGAGACCTGCTACACCGACACCATCCGCGCGGTGGAGACAGCCGTTGACCTGACGCTGCGTGACCAGGCGGAAGGCAAGCTGGACGCCGCCGAATGA